From the genome of Amylibacter sp. IMCC11727:
TCCACCAAGGCAGGATCCGCTTCTACGGAATCAATCGAAGAAATCCGCAAACGTGGCAGGTCAGGAACCAGCTTCAAAATCCGCTGCACCAAATCCCCAAGCGGCGGCGTCCCAGGCAGGTCATCCCCCCAAGACGTGATGTCCACACCCGTCAGCACGACCTCGTTGTAACCCTTTGCAACCAAACGTTTTATCTGATCCACGACCACGCCTGCCGGCACGCTTCGCGAATTGCCACGTCCGTATGGAATGATGCAAAACGTACAGCGGTGATCGCATCCATTTTGCACCTGAACATAGGCACGGCTGCGCGTTCCAAACCCATCAATCAAATGCCCCGCGGTTTGTTCCACCGACATAATGTCATCAACCAGAACGCCTTCGGTCTGCCCAATAAAATCAGGGCCCTTGCCCAGCTTGTTCCACGTCTCCGCATCCATTTTTTCGGTGTTGCCCATCACCAAATCAACTTCATCCATCGCGGCATAGGTTTCAGGCTCTGTTTGCGCGGCACAGCCCGTCACAATGATCTGCGCATCTGGGTTTTCGCGGCGCAATTTGCGGATGCTTTGGCGCGATTGGCGCACCGCTTCTGCGGTCACGGCACAGGTGTTCACCACTACAGCATTTTCCAGCCCAGAGGCCGCGGTCAGCTCTTTCATGGCTTCGGTTTCATAAGTGTTCAACCGACAGCCAAACGTGGCAAAAACAGGGGGTTTTGTCATTTAACCGTGTCCAGAAACGCGGGCGACAGCACGCCCGAAAACACCAATTGCGTTGTGCCTGTCATCCAAACACCATCGTCGCGCCAATCAATTTCCAGCGGTCCGCCATCCAACTGGATCGTGACTTTTCGCTCGGTCAGCCCTTTACGATGCGCCACAACCGCCGCCGCACAGGCACCCGATCCACAGGCCAGCGTAATCATGCCGCCACGTTCCCAAACCCGCATGCGAATGCTCTCTCGGTCCAGCACTTGGATAAACTCAACGTTCGTGCGCTCTGGAAACAAATCATGATGCTCAAAAATCGGCCCCAGCTTTGGCAAATCAACCGCCATCACGTCATCAACGACGAACACGCAATGCGGGTTCCCCATGCCTGCCGCTCCAGGGGCGCCTTCAATCGGCAGCGCGTTCAGGTCCACATCCCGCGCCAGCGGCACATCACGCCAATCCAGCTGCGGTTGGCCCATATTGACGCTCAACAGATCGCCATCAATGTCCCGTACAGGCAAAATTCCACGTTCCGTACGCAACGTTACCGATTCTTTACCTGTTTCGGATATCAACAAACGGCCGATACAACGGGACGCATTTCCACAGGCGCCCGCCGTGGACCCATCAGAATTCCAAAATGCAACATCCACATCGGCCGCATCACTGGTGGACAAAACCGCCAACTGATCGAATCCCACACCGAAATAGCGGTGTCCAATGGCCTGCGCCATCTCCGCTGTAACGGGGTTTTCTGCTGTACGTGCGTCAATGATAACAAAATCATTACCCAACCCGTGCATCTTCAGAAATGGCAGCCCATTTTCTATAGAATCCATTGCATTCATGGCGCTGATATAGCCCTTTCACCACGATCATTCCAGACACGTCGAAATTTGCCCGATTCTTTGCAAGAATCAGGGTTGACCCAATGCAGCAGCCAGCCTAATACCCCCCTCACAAGTGTGGGCCCTTAGCTCAGTTGGTAGAGCAACTGACTTTTAATCAGTAGGTCGATGGTTCGAACCCATCAGGGCTCACCACTTTTTCCCTTACCAACGTTACACGTATTCACATGAATTCGATCAATCGTGTAACCGTACTATCTTGAGGTTGGCAGCCGCACTCGCATAGTAGGGGCTCACACGCTGTTTTTGCTCGATTAACCCAGTTAGGCGCATTCATGT
Proteins encoded in this window:
- the dapF gene encoding diaminopimelate epimerase, yielding MNAMDSIENGLPFLKMHGLGNDFVIIDARTAENPVTAEMAQAIGHRYFGVGFDQLAVLSTSDAADVDVAFWNSDGSTAGACGNASRCIGRLLISETGKESVTLRTERGILPVRDIDGDLLSVNMGQPQLDWRDVPLARDVDLNALPIEGAPGAAGMGNPHCVFVVDDVMAVDLPKLGPIFEHHDLFPERTNVEFIQVLDRESIRMRVWERGGMITLACGSGACAAAVVAHRKGLTERKVTIQLDGGPLEIDWRDDGVWMTGTTQLVFSGVLSPAFLDTVK
- the mtaB gene encoding tRNA (N(6)-L-threonylcarbamoyladenosine(37)-C(2))-methylthiotransferase MtaB, coding for MTKPPVFATFGCRLNTYETEAMKELTAASGLENAVVVNTCAVTAEAVRQSRQSIRKLRRENPDAQIIVTGCAAQTEPETYAAMDEVDLVMGNTEKMDAETWNKLGKGPDFIGQTEGVLVDDIMSVEQTAGHLIDGFGTRSRAYVQVQNGCDHRCTFCIIPYGRGNSRSVPAGVVVDQIKRLVAKGYNEVVLTGVDITSWGDDLPGTPPLGDLVQRILKLVPDLPRLRISSIDSVEADPALVDAIASEKRLMPHLHLSLQAGDNMILKRMKRRHLRDDAIAFCEDMRKARPDIVYGADIIAGFPTETEEMFANSLKLVEECGLTWLHVFPFSPREGTPAARMPLLDRSVIKERAKRLREVGAKQVETHLEAQVGKAHSILMENPRMGRTEGFTEVQFETDQPVGQIVPAVISGRTLTNLRVG